In Mytilus edulis chromosome 13, xbMytEdul2.2, whole genome shotgun sequence, a single window of DNA contains:
- the LOC139501177 gene encoding uncharacterized protein, with protein MFSFSRVARSKSFPITERKFYSSDVRRYLADALTGYEETVFMPLCCRNWHLGDHFSKARITTVQYLKDEFGRRREPSSVNKNDIKRGKVKTHLIPFSSMFRNGFYALECFNNRTSITFEDNIQVEKAHKNRYLLQYALDAFVTGFLCEKDHHEECLKKILTIDDETEISVIMANHLFSRLTAPRVGTTYYVTNDTKGGPVHVYCNCSKKCGEEILYGNTGFGSELLWYGKPDIMVFPIGGVHCSIVIPPKPEDESADYAYPNGPNILHDKHSFDFNPDDLTLREKYNKSQIIATAITSSMHQKKSRQEKGDLFTNVSLLPLIAANGTSFDIYLYDSERDILLRNSGLPIPLWDGPFNNPPLYRLNTSSVLKLWMIINHASIQPSLSLEDNQLLSGTCDFKGRLPKDVLKNIECTLEMKDKFQPMEDQEFDFDFMNLNVSPPQKSLPVEY; from the exons ATGTTCTCTTTTTCACGGGTTGCCAGGTCTAAATCATTCCCTATCACTGAACGCAAGTTTTATTCATCCGATGTAAGACGTTACTTAGCAGATGCACTCACTGGTTATGAAGAAACTGTGTTCATGCCGTTATGTTGTAGGAATTGGCATTTAGGTGATCACTTTTCGAAAGCACGCATCACTACAGTCCAGTATTTAAAAGACGAATTTGGAAGGAGACGAGAGCCATCGTCTGTTAATAAAAACGATATAAAAAGAGGAAAAGTGAAAACCCATTTAATACCATTTAGTTCTATGTTTCGCAATGGGTTTTATGCACTTGAATGTTTCAATAACAGAACCTCAATTACATTTGAAGACAACATACAAGTTGAGAAAGCTCATAAGAACAGATATTTACTTCAGTATGCCTTAGATGCTTTTGTGACAGGGTTTCTTTGTGAGAaag ACCATCATGAGGAGTGCTTAAAGAAGATCCTCACCATTGATGACGAGACAGAAATAAGTGTTATCATGGCCAATCATCTCTTCTCTAGACTTACAGCTCCTAGGGTAGGGACAACATACTACGTAACCAATGATACAAAGGGAGGACCTGTACATGTATACTGTAACTGCTCCAAGAAGTGTGGAGAGGAGATTTTGTACGGCAATACTGGATTTG GTAGTGAGTTGCTATGGTATGGCAAACCTGACATTATGGTGTTCCCAATAGGAGGAGTACACTGTAGCATTGTAATACCACCAAAACCAGAGGATGAGTCAGCAGATTATGCATATCCAAATGGGCCAAATATTTTGCACGATAAACATAGCTTTGATTTTAATCCTGATGATTTAACTTTAAGGGAAAAGTATAACAAATCTCAAATCATTGCCACTGCTATTACTTCTTCTATGCATCAGAAGAAAAGTAGACAAGAAAAGGGGGATTTGTTTACAAATGTGTCATTATTACCACTGATTGCAGCCAATGGAACATCATTTGATATATATCTTTATGATTCTGAAAGAGATATTCTTTTAAGGAACAGTGGCCTACCAATACCTTTGTGGGATGGACCTTTTAATAATCCACCATTGTATAGACTAAATACCTCATCTGTTCTCAAACTTTGGATGATAATAAATCATGCATCAATTCAGCCTTCATTATCATTGGAAGATAACCAGTTGTTATCAGGAACATGTGACTTTAAAGGGAGACTACcgaaagatgttttaaaaaatatagagTGTACTTTAGAAATGAAGGATAAGTTCCAGCCAATGGAAGATCAGGAATTCGACTTTGACTTCATGAATTTAAATGTAAGCCCACCTCAAAAGTCTTTGCCAGTTGAGTACTAA